From the genome of Bartonella sp. M0283:
CAGCCCCAGCGATTTACCAACAGTTTTAAAAAGAAGTTTAAATCCGGTCTTGCCCGTTACTGTTTTCATCGGAAAGCCGCCGCTATTTTTCCGGAGACTTCAAGCGGTACCCCATACCGCGGATGGTTTCTATGACATCAACTCCCAATTTCTTACGCAACCGTCCGATGAATACCTCTATAGTATTGGAATCTCTGTCAAAATCCTGATCGTAAAGATGCTCGGTCAAATCGGTTCGTGAAATAATCTCCCCCTGATGATGCATGAGATAGGATAGAAGGGCAAATTCGAGCGAAGTCAACTTGATCTGATTGTCATCGACTGTCACACGCGATGTCTTGGTATCAAGCACCACGGGGCCACAAACAAGTTCACTCGAAGCATGCCCTGAAGCGCGTCTGATCAAAGCACGCAGACGTGCCAAAACTTCTTCCATGTGAAAAGGTTTTGTTACGTAATCATCGGCACCCGCATCGATACCGGCAACTTTGTCTGACCAACGGTCACGGGCTGTCAAAATCAAAACCGGCATTGACCGTGAATTCTCGCGCCAATGTTCAACGATACTGATACCATCCATTTTCGGCAAACCGATATCCAGAACAACAGCATCGTAAGATTCTGTATCGCCGAGAAAATAGCCCTCTTCCCCGTCATAAGCATGGTCCACGACATAGCCCGCACTGTTGAGCGCTGCAACGAGCTGGCGGTTGAGTTCCCGATCATCCTCTACCACGAGAATTCGCATGGATTATTTTCCGGCTTATTTCTAATTAGCGGGAACAGCAACTTCAACGCGACGCGGCTTTTCACCATCCCGAGCAGGTATCAACACAATGACAACGCATGTATTGCCATTTTGTGTATCAAGTGTGGCACGAGCCAAAGTTCCGCCCTGCTCGGTTGCAACGCGTTTTCCCACTTCTGTGCAATCGGTCGCATGGGCTGTTGTTATGCCGGCAAGAGATGTCATAATTAAAAAAAACAGATATTTTTTCATGATAGTGCACTCATACCCTATTTAATCTGAATATAAAATGAACAAACCCGTTATGTATTGTCCGATCTATCCAAAATTCTATGATTCCTTAAAAAACCGCTTTTTGCAAATTACGGCTGTTATTTCTCCTATAATATTAGGAGAAATGCCCATTTTTCAATGTGAGCGCAATGCGTCGGCTTCAATTAAAAAATTGTTTAATTGCGGTCTTAACCTTTCACCGTATTTTAATGCTTAAGAGAGAAAAAACTGTTTCGTTCCTTGGTTCGGATAAGATAATATAACAGCTCAATTTATCGTTGTTTTAACAACGTATTCATTTAAACGGATTGCGTTTCATGTTCGGTTTCAAAAAAAATCATAACAAAAATAAAAGGAAGCGCTTCCGTAGTCCACGCCTCATCGAACTCGACTCATTAATCGATACAGGCTTTTACCGTCTTCGTAGCGGACTTGCGACCTTCTGGGAAAATGCGACAATCATCTCACGTCGCTTTCGTGTACGTGGCTTTAAAAGATTGCTTGTCGAAATTCTCGACGAAGGATTAACTCTCGGTCTCATCGGTTTTGCCATTTTCACATTCATCGGTGTTTCTGTTTTCACATTGACAAAAAAGGACTGGCATTCACCGGAAGATTTTGCCGTCAATTTTCTCGACAGACACGGTAATTACATCGGAAGTCGCGGTTCTTTACATGGTGAACCGGTACCAATTGAAGAAATGCCCGACTTTGTTATCAAAGCCGTTCTTGCAACCGAAGATCGCCGTTTTTTCGAGCATTGGGGAATTGATTTTTACGGTCTTTCACGGGCATTTAGCCAAAATTTACGCGCTCACGGAGTGGTTCAGGGTGGTTCCACGCTTACTCAACAATTAGCCAAGAACCTTTTTTTAAGCAACGAAAGAACGTTCGAGCGCAAGATCAAGGAAGCATATCTTGCTATATGGCTCGAAGCCAATCTTTCCAAGAAGCAAATATTGCAGCTTTATCTTGACCGCGCCTATATGGGCGGTGGCGCTTTCGGCATTGCCGCCGCATCCCGATTTTATTTCGGAAAAGATATTCGTGATGTTTCTCTTGCAGAAGCTGCAATGCTTGCCGGCCTTTTCAAAGCCCCTGGTAAATATGCCCCTCATGTCAATTTGCCAGCTGCGCGCGCACGCGCCAATGTGGTATTATCCAATCTCGTTGACGACGGCTTGATGACTGAAGGTCAAGTTATCGGTGCCAGACGTCACCCTGCCAGTGTTGTAACAGAACTGGATAATAACGAGCCAAACTATTTTCTTGATTGGGCTTTTGACGAGGTGCGCAAACTTGGCAATAAATTGCCCAGCCATAATGTCATTGTGCGTACCACGCTCGATCAAGGCATCCAGAAAGCAACCGAAGAATCAATTGAATATCATCTTCAGCAATATGGTCCGCAATATAAGGCCACCCAGGCAGCAGCTGTTATCTTGGACAATGACGGTTCGGTACGGGCAATTGTTGGCGGGCGTGACTATCAACAAAGTCAATTCAACCGCGCGACCCAAGGTGGAAGACAACCGGGGTCGTCTTTCAAACCTTATGTCTATGCTGTAGCAATGGAACGTGGGCTCACCCCGAAAACAATCATTTCGGATGCGCCGATCAATTGGGGCGGCTGGTCTCCCAAAAACAATTCGGGACGTTATAGCGGCAATGTCGATCTTGCGACTGCTTTGGCTTTTTCGATCAATACAGTGCCTGTTCGTATTACATATCAATATCTTAACCGCGACACCCAGCCGATCCGCGACCTCATTAAAAATATGGGTATCGATGCCAATATTTTTTCCCATAAAACCATGGTGCTGGGCACATCCAACATGACACCAATGGATCAGGCTACCGGTTTTAATGTTTTTGCAAATGGCGGCATGGCAGGCAACCGTCACGGTTTTACACAGGTCATGACCACCGACGGCAGGGTCATATGGGACTGGTCGCGTGATGGTGAAAAACCTCACCGTGTCATGAGTGCCCAATCTGCAGCCTATATGAACCAGATGATGGTGGGCGTGACCACACGTGGCTCGGGAAAACGGGCGCAATTGCCAATGACACTCGTTGCCGGCAAGACAGGAACATCGCAAGCTTATCGTGACGCATGGTTTGTTGGTTTTACCGGAAATTATACAGGCGCTGTGTGGATGGGAAACGATGATTTTTCATCAATGAACCGTGCTTTTGGCGGTGTCGTTCCGGCGATGATGTGGGATCGCATTATGCTCTACGCCCATCAGAATATTACAATCAAACCGCTATTCGGTGTTGAAAATTCAATTCTTTCCAATGCAAAAAAATCTAAAGACGATAATGCAAACGAAAATATTGCTCCTGATCTTCCGCAGGTGCTCTCGCCCGGTTCATCAAAAGTCATTCAATCGCTTATCGACGAGTTTCAAAAAGCTCCGCTTCTGACACCGGCGAGTTCGGCGCATGTTGTTTCATCCTCAACAAGTCAGATACGTTAAGACAGATAAATCGGGAACAGGACAGTCAATTTATGTTTTATCGTATATTTCTCGTCATTTTGAGCCTTGTTATAGCAATTGGCGGAGGAGCATGGAGTGTCAGCTATATTCTTGATACATTTGACGGCTTCGGACGATTAAAAATTGGCCAATGGGAAGCCTATCCGCTTGCTGGAACCGCAGAAGCAGACGCTTATGCCCGCGCCAGAGCTGCCAGACGCGGCGATATTTCTTTAGGGCGAACCGAAGGACTGGTTTTCCAGCTTTGGCGGGATGACCACAATCACCCTCTAAAAAGTCAATGCACGTACCAACTGAAAGGCTTTTTACCTGAAACCAGATTATTTACTCTCTATGCGGCCGATCATGAGCTGCGCGCGCAATGGATTGACGACAAACTTCCTACCGAATTGTCGAGTAGCAATGTCATTTGGAATCCGGACGGGACATTAAGCGTTCTTATTTCCCCGAATGCACAGCCAAGAAACTGGCTGGCGACCCGAGGCAGAAGCGAATATGGATTGATATTGACACTTTATGATACGCCAATTGTTACCTCGACTGCCCTTCAGAAACTGGATATGCCTTCACTGAAGCTTGTTCCAACAGGAGGGCGCGATTGTGACTAAATTGATCTATGCATTGTTGGTCGGAATTGTCGGCGCCATTATCGTGCACATTTGTGTGGTATTGATGGTGCCCCATTTTAGCGAACTCAATATTTGGAAGCGGCTCAACGCTGCCGATAATAAATACAATTTTGCCCCCCTTTCCAAAGATAATCCGATTGTTGTTGCGAGCGATCCTTTGTTCCGTTTGAGGGCATGTCGTTTCAATCTGGATGACGGCCCTGTCCATATTATGGCTGAAGGAACAGCGCCTTTCTGGTCAATGTCGGTTTATGATCGCAACGGAATGAATTTCTACAGTTTGAACAATCATACCATGCCGAACGGAAAACTTGATCTGGTGATCGGCAATCCGGGACAAATCATGGAATTGAAACAGTCAACACCCGTTGATGCGGAAAATTCTGTTCTTGTTGGTGAAGATCTAAGCGAGGGATTTGTTATCCTGCGCAGTTTAAAAATGAAAATGACCAATGTTGACGACGACTTTATCAATCATGTCCATTGTCAGACACTAGACTATTAGGTGTTTTATGCATCCACCGTATTAAAAGGCAATTGTAGAGGATTATAATTTTCGAATTCGACCAACCACAAATCGGCATCAAATTCCAATTCTTTTTCGAGTTTCTCGACAGCAACCGTTTCTTCAACGTCAGCCAGAATTTTAATAAAACACCTCTCGTCGCGATCGGACTCTTCTGTATAAAAGCTTTGCGGCGCCGGTCCATAAAGATCTACGTGGCCATTTGAACCGCGATCAAGAATAAAAATTGTACCCGCTTCATTGGATCCCCGACGTGTAAGATAGGCAAAACCGCCTTCTGCGCGAACCCTTCGCATCAAGGCTGCGGTCCAGAAATCCGATGTCAAACGCATTCACTACTCCGCAAAATTATACAGAATGATTATAAAGCATAATAGTAAAGTCCGGCAGAGAAGAAACAATTAAGCTCGCTCACCGATATCGTTCTACCTTGTAATCATTCTTCTAAGAAAAAGCGACAATCCTTTGATACCCCATATCGAATACTGAACAAGACTTTCGAGTGGCTCGTGAAGCTTACGCAACCGGATAGCATGTTTCAGACTGCAATTATTCTCACCACTCGCGGTTGTTCCTATTAACCTATGAGTCCGATATCCTTCATCTTGTCAATCACTTCCTGATTGATCTTGCCGGTAACTGTCAGACTAAACATTTTTTGAAAATTTCTTAATGCCTCCGCAGTGTTCTCATCTTCGGTACCGGTGACCACAACGTGATCGTCGCCAAAAGCTCTCAAACCAGCCTGAACGCGCATAACATCTGCCGTATTCGGTTTGAAATTATTAGCTACGCTATCGTGTTTTGCTTCGCCATTCGGGACGTTTGTTTGCGGTATCGTCATTCCGGTAACAACATCATTTGCCTTGGGGGCAGACGGAACAGTCATCTTCGGGTCGGAGAGAGACTGGGTCGTGACATGATCAACATTATCATTCTTTGATAATGCTCCGCTAATGAGCGAGGCAATATCGTCATGTTGTTTTTGACTTTCCCCTTGACCGCTAACCGGTTTTGAATTTTGCCGCCATAAAGCTATCGCGTTTCGCGTTTTCGGACCATCCAACCCGTCAAGCGGACCATCATAAAGCCCCATGGCTGCAAGTTTTTTCTGAATATCCAGCAAATTTTCGGGATTATTATCGGGTAAAGTTTTATCCGCATTCGGTGCAATATTTGACTGTATCGATGAAGATGCCGCTATCGCATCAGGAGTTGTATTCGACGATTGCACTGCTTTTTCAGGAGCATTCTGAATTGTCGCATTTGTATTTTGGTTTACGAGAGGTCGTGTCTGGATAAAAACTGTTCGATGGCTCGCACTTTGATAAAACAGCGCGTTGAAAGTAACAAAACAAAATCCGACCACAAATAGAAAAAAACCGCAGGCCATAAGCGGATTCTTCCGAGCGTGACGGAAAATCCACCCGGCAAATAGACGCAGCAAATGACCCAATCCGGCAAGAATAGATAAAAGCAGACTATGCCGTTTTGCGGTTTGGTTTCGTGGTGTTTTTCGTAGTCTTACCATTGTTTCCAAGTTGTGTTTCTGGAGTTAAAATATATGAGTTGTTGGCGGCCGCATCGCTACCAACAATATCGATTTTCGAAGTTTGAATTGAATCCGCAGAATTCTCCTGCATGATCGGCAAAAGCAATCTTACCTTTGTGCCTTTGCCTTTCTCGCTTTCGAAGGTAATCTGACCTTTGGCTCGTTTGACAAGGTCGAATACCATTGCCAGTCCTAGTCCGACACCTTCGATTTTACAGGCAACAGCATCAGACGCGCGCAAAAATGGCAGCCCCAGACGAGCAATATGTTGCTCATCCATTCCGATACCGTCATCTTCAACTGTAATTTCACAATATTCATTGTCGAGAATAGCGATCTTAACGCCGATATGTCCATCATCACGGCTATATTTGATGGCATTGGATATTAAATTGAAACAGATCTGACGGAACGATAACGCATCAAGACAGCAGGCAACCGGTGTCGTAGCTCCCTTGACCGCTATTTTTCTGTGACCATGGAGTGGTAAAGTCAGTTCCAATGTTTCGGTCACTACACTCCCGACAGAGCATATGTCAGAAACAATGTCATCCGTCGATCGGTCACGGTCCTTCAAGGTCTTATTGACAATATCAAGCAGGTGATTGCCGGCTTTTTTTATCATTGCGATATATTCATGCCGCTTGTTATTTTCCTTGTTCTGTCGATCAAGATAATCAAGCAAATCGGCAAAACCCAATATTGCATTCAACGGTGTGCGCATCTCGTGGGCGGCTTGCGTAAAAGGTGAAACCGCGTTCATGCCCAGACTGCCGATCTCCTTGCTATTTGCCTCTATCCTGAGTGCAATTGCATTATCATGGACCGACAAACAATGAATCAAAACCGAAATAAATCGGGTGCGGTCTCGACCATTCATACGAATTGTTATAGGTGAGGCCAGACGGTTTTCCCGGACATCTGCCAAAAATGACAGAAATATAATGCGATCATTGATATGGACATGGTCAGACAAAGCTTCGCTTTGCTTGAGACGTCCCAAAAAACAGTCTGGCAAGGCATTTTCCAGCACCGTGCCCTGACTATTTACCTTTAGAATAGCATTCAATGTTTCCATTGTTCCGATTTACACCTTGTTGTTTCCAGCACTGTCAGCCCCTTTCGGGTTTGGCATTGCCGATCAAAACAATTTTTCGCTTGTTTGATGCTAATCTGACGACAACTTTTTAATGAAAAGATAATAAATAGATCATCCAGCAATGTTGCGTTATCTGTTTGCCATTATGGTTAACAACTTCACAGATAAAGCTGGAAAAATTAGAAATTTAACAGGCAAAATCCTGTTTCTGTAAATATTTCGTCAATCATAAACGGTTAGTCTTGGCTTCATCCTGCTTATTTGTAACTGCGTTATGTCGGGGCGTCATGATACGTTTTTTTATCAAGTCATTCTGTTTCCTTACCCTTATTCTGGTCGTCATATCTTTTTTAGGAACTTCCGGAAAAAATAACGGATCCCAGCCTGATCAATATATGAACACCGTTGAAGCATTGTTGGCGGTAAAAGATACAGTCAATGATCTCGGTAATTTTTGTGAACGCAATTCAGACACGTGTAAGACCGGAAAAACATTTTTCGGTTCCCTCGGCGAGCGCGCACGTGACGGCGCACGCATTGCTTATGAATACCTCGACAGAACATTCGGAAGCGACAAAGGTGAAAACAAACTGCCACCTGAAAATATCAATACCGGTTCGATTACGCCGGAAAATGACCACGAGGATCATTATAATAAAGGCGATAATAAAAAGGCCGACTATAAAAACGGGTCAATCAAATCTCTGGCACCTTCCAATGCAGACCACAAACAAGCGGTCGAGCCAGATGATAAAGAATTACACCCGTCACAGAAACCCCAATAAACTGATTGTTGTTGCCGAAGCGGTTGTTCTTAATGCTTTTACGTTTCAGCGGGAATGATAATGCCGTTAGAAAATTTACTTTTTTTCTAAAACGGAGTAAATGTCTCAGCGTGAATTCAGACATCAAAGACAAAGCAGACGAATAATAATGACCGATTCAATTGACGATATTCTGGAAAGTTTTTCTCTCCTTGACGATTGGGAAGATAGATACCGCTATGTCATTGAACTGGGAAGAGAGCTTCCACCCTATCCAGAAGAATCGCGTGATGAAGCCCATAAAGTTCCCGGCTGTGTGAGCCAGGTCTGGCTTGTTACCGAGCATGGTTCGGGACATGATCCTGTTATGACTTTTAAAGGCGATTCAGACGCTCATATTGTGCGTGGTCTGGTCTATATCCTCATCACTTACTATTCGGGAAAACGGGCATCGGAAATTCGTGATGCCGATATTGAAAAGGTCTTGAAAACATTGGGCCTTGACGAGAACTTAACACCCCAACGTTCAAATGGTTTACGTTCCATGGTCGAACGTATTCGTCTTGAAGCTGAAAATACATTAAAAAAACAATAAGTTAATCCGGCCTTTCTATTTGGAAGTATTTTCCATTCAATCCCTGATTGATTAGGCAACCGGATTCTAATCGATTAAAAAAACGGGCGCATTAATCGAATGCACCCGTATTGTTTTTCACACTGAAAACAATATTATTTCGATTTTCTTTTGCCGGGTTTACGTCCTAACCCCATTTGCTTGGCAAGAGAAGAACGAGCTTCCGCATAATTGGGGGCAACCATCGGATAATTAGGATCCAGGTCCCACTTCTCGCGATACTGTTCCGGAGTAAGCTCATAATGTGTCATCAAGTGGCGCTTGAGTGACTTAAACTTCTTGCCATCTTCCAAACAGATAATGTAGTCGGGGAAAACCGAACGCTTCGGGTTGACTGCCGGCTTCTGTTTTTCAACTTCCGCTTCGCCAGCTGTTTCGCCACCCGCTTTAACAAATGCAGCGTGAACGTCTGCGATTAAACTCGGCAATTCACCTGGCCTGATTGAGTTATTGCCGACATAAGCAGCTACAACATCAGCAACCAGTGTAACAATGAAATCGCTCTCATTCTCGCTGACGGCTTGATCATCCATCTTCTTATCCTTTTTATATTTTACTTATGTTATTTCAGCCTGCTTTTTGCAAAGTAGCAAGCAAATGTTGACTTTCATATAGCTAGGTAAGAAACCTTGTCAATTACAATTGGAAAACAATTCTATAAAATAAAGGTTCCATACTGATTTAACATTTATTTTTGCGTTTTTTGTCCAACTACCACAAGTTGTCGTGAACAAATATATTTAAATTAAGGCACTTTGTCCCATTTTTACCATTATATCGGTAAAAACCGACACATCATTTCAGTATAAATTGTATTTCTTGCACATAGATACCATATAACGAAAGTGACCCCTAATTTGCTTGACATTTAGCAGCTATTGTTTCGACTGTCAAAGCTCTTAGCCAACTTAATCTGCAATATGTTTTTGTTCAATAAGGATAAATTATGACGAAGCCTCATCATTTCAAAGTAAACAAGTCTGACGAAGAATGGCGTAAAGAACTCACGCCGACTCAATATGAAATTACTCGCAATCATGGTACCGAACGGGCTTTTTCAGGCCCGGAATTCGATACATCGAAGCCCGGAACATTTTATTGTGTCTGCTGCGGAAAACCTCTTTATCGCTCTGAAACGAAATATGAATCGGGTAGCGGTTGGCCGAGTTTCTTTCGCCCCATCAATGCCGATGCCGTCTTCTTGCAGCAAGATTACTCCCACGGCATGGAACGAACGGAAGTTTTATGTGCAGATTGTGGTTCCCATCTCGGGCATGTTTTTCCTGATGGTCCAGAACCTACAGGGTTGCGTTATTGCATGAACGGTTATTCTCTGAAATATCAGCAAGACAAAACAGAAAAGTGATCAAATCAAGAACTATATTTCAGGATCGATAATGACCGAATCAATAATTTTTCCACCCAAAACAAAAAAAATTGACCATTCAGAAGAGCATCATGGCATTACACGTCACGACTTTTATCATTGGTTGAGAGCAAAAAACTGGCAAGACGTTTTTAAGACTCCTACTTTTCTTGATAATGAAATCCGAACCCACCTTGAAGAGGAAAATGCTTATCAAACATCCCAGATGGCCGACACAGTAGGCTTACAAAAGACGCTCTTTTCGGAAATGAAGGGGCGCATCAAGGAAGATGACAGTTCTGTACCGGTAAAAGATGGCCCCTATGCTTATGGCGTTTCGTTTACGACCGGAGGTGAACAGCCGCATTATTTCAGAACATCTCGTGAAGGCGGAAAAGCGAGCGTTTATGTTGATGGTGATGCATTGGCTAAGGGAAAAGATTATTTCCGGCTCGGAGCTGTGCAACACTCTCCGGACCATAATAAGTGTGCATGGACGTATGACGACAAGGGGTCCGAATTCTATACAATAAAGTTACGCGACATGACTTCGCTTATCGATAGTACAGAAAATATTATTAATACTTCCGGAGATGTTGTTTGGGACGCAAATTCTGAAGGTTTTTTCTATACCAATGTTGATGAAAATCATCGTCCATCTAAACTCTATTACCATAAAATCGGAACGGACCAGAGCGTTGACAAGTTAATATTTGAAGAAAAAGATCCAGGCTTTTTCCTAGGCGTAGGCGGTTCCTCTCTCAACGATGTCATTTATATCGATATTCACGACCATGAAACTTCTGAGGTTTGGCTTATTCCGGCAAAAGAGCCGATGTCCACACCGAAATGCGTCAGAAAACGTCAAAAAGGCGTTGAATATAGCCTGACTGAAGGCGGCGATATTTTTTATATTCTGACCAATATAGATGGTGCAAAAGATTTCAAAATAATGTCGGCACCTTTTGACAAACCGACAGAAGAAAATTGGATCGAGGTTGTTCCTCATCAACCATCGAGACTTATTCTTGCCCATGATGCTTACAAGAATTTTCTTGTCTGGCTTGAACGCCGCGATGGTCTTCCCAGAATTGAGCTGCTTGATCGTCGTGATGGTTCAAGACATGCTATTGCTTTCGAGGAAGAAACATATTCTTTAACGCTTCACGGTGCAGCCGAATATGATAGCGAGACAATCCGTTTTACCTATTCATCTATGACCACTCCTGCCGAGCTTTATGATTATGATATGACGACGAGACAACGCGTCATGTTGAAACGGCAAGAAGTGCCCTCAGGTCACGAACCGAAAAATTATATAACACGCCGTTTAATGGCCAAGGCCGAAGACGGCGCCGAAATTCCCGTTTCACTTTTTTATCATAAAGACACGAAACTGGATGGCAGTGCTCCTTGTCTTCTTTATGGCTACGGAGCTTACGGAATTTCTATTCCCGACGGTTTCAATAGCAATGCGTTATCCTTGGTCGATCGCGGCTTTGTTTACGCAATTGCACATATCAGAGGTGGAAAAGAAAAAGGCTTTGACTGGTACGAAAAAGGGAAACATCTTTATAAACGTAATACTTTCACCGACTTCATTGCCTGCGGACGTTTTTTAGTGGCCAATCATTTCACTTCCCACGACAGACTAATTGCAGAAGGCGGGTCGGCTGGTGGCATGTTGATGGGTGCGGTTGCCAATATGGCTCCTGAAGATTATGCCGGAATCGTCGCTATTGTTCCGTTTGTCGACGTATTATCGACGATGCTTGACGCCACTCTTCCACTCACACCTCCCGAATGGCCCGAATGGGGAAATCCCCTTGCATCAAAGGAAGATTACGAGCTGATAGCTTCCTATTCTCCCTATGATAATGTTCGTGCACAAAATTATCCGGCCATTCTTGCCATGGCAGGTCTCACAGATCCGCGGGTCACTTATTGGGAACCGGCGAAGTGGGTTGCCAAATTGAGGGAATTTGCAACGGGAGACAATCCGATTTTGCTCAGAACCAATATGGATTCCGGTCACGCCGGTGCGTCAGGACGCTTTTCACGACTTGAAGAAAGTGCCTATATTTATGCGTTCATTCTTAAAGTAGCAGGAAAGATTTAAGGCGTCTGTTACCGTTTTGAAAATTACCGGATTAAAAGGCGGCTCACTTGTTTTTCATATGTCTTGAGAGCGGGAGCTGCCTTTCCACGGGACAATTTTTCCTCAATTCTTCGTTGCCCCGGCAACTTTTCCTGAATTCTTCATTATTCTTTGTGACCAATGAAAGAGGAAGTATAAAAGTGCCGGCATCTACAATCAGAACATTGATGCTTTAACCGGTTATCCATTCCGATATATTTTTAAACGCAACGAACAATGCACTTGTCTATTGCTCATGAAAATACCAAATCTTTTCATATAGCTCTTTTGAAAGGGTGCTGTGTTGAAAGGCAACTATGAAACCTGTCCGTATTTTATGGAATAGTGACCGAACGATGAAAACTTTATGCTTGATACTGTTACTCATGATCGGCTTTTCCTTGTCTCCTGCATATGCTGCCGGAATTAGGAAAGATGTTGATGAATATGCCGGCAGCCGTTGCAATACACCGGCCAAAGGAAGTGGCATTGTGGCGGGGTATTTTAGCGGCGTTACGGATAACCCGATTGTAAGCTCTGACGGTTTCGTTCCTGTCGACCGGTTCAGATGTTTCAAATCAATGGATGAGTGCCGCGGCTGGCTTTATACTATGGAGTCACTCTATGGCTCACCACCGCCAACAGCCACATTGTGTACGCGATTTTAATTATCAAAAGACTGAGAGTAATCTCTTTTTTGAAATATGAACTAACAGTTTTTGCAGTAATCTGCCTTTTTCTGACAATGTCAAAAAGCGTCTATGGAAGTGGTAGCTCCCTCGCAAAAGTGGCAGATATTACCAGTGGGTATGCGAAAGAGCGCTGTTCGA
Proteins encoded in this window:
- a CDS encoding response regulator transcription factor, which encodes MRILVVEDDRELNRQLVAALNSAGYVVDHAYDGEEGYFLGDTESYDAVVLDIGLPKMDGISIVEHWRENSRSMPVLILTARDRWSDKVAGIDAGADDYVTKPFHMEEVLARLRALIRRASGHASSELVCGPVVLDTKTSRVTVDDNQIKLTSLEFALLSYLMHHQGEIISRTDLTEHLYDQDFDRDSNTIEVFIGRLRKKLGVDVIETIRGMGYRLKSPEK
- a CDS encoding transglycosylase domain-containing protein, giving the protein MFGFKKNHNKNKRKRFRSPRLIELDSLIDTGFYRLRSGLATFWENATIISRRFRVRGFKRLLVEILDEGLTLGLIGFAIFTFIGVSVFTLTKKDWHSPEDFAVNFLDRHGNYIGSRGSLHGEPVPIEEMPDFVIKAVLATEDRRFFEHWGIDFYGLSRAFSQNLRAHGVVQGGSTLTQQLAKNLFLSNERTFERKIKEAYLAIWLEANLSKKQILQLYLDRAYMGGGAFGIAAASRFYFGKDIRDVSLAEAAMLAGLFKAPGKYAPHVNLPAARARANVVLSNLVDDGLMTEGQVIGARRHPASVVTELDNNEPNYFLDWAFDEVRKLGNKLPSHNVIVRTTLDQGIQKATEESIEYHLQQYGPQYKATQAAAVILDNDGSVRAIVGGRDYQQSQFNRATQGGRQPGSSFKPYVYAVAMERGLTPKTIISDAPINWGGWSPKNNSGRYSGNVDLATALAFSINTVPVRITYQYLNRDTQPIRDLIKNMGIDANIFSHKTMVLGTSNMTPMDQATGFNVFANGGMAGNRHGFTQVMTTDGRVIWDWSRDGEKPHRVMSAQSAAYMNQMMVGVTTRGSGKRAQLPMTLVAGKTGTSQAYRDAWFVGFTGNYTGAVWMGNDDFSSMNRAFGGVVPAMMWDRIMLYAHQNITIKPLFGVENSILSNAKKSKDDNANENIAPDLPQVLSPGSSKVIQSLIDEFQKAPLLTPASSAHVVSSSTSQIR
- a CDS encoding DUF1214 domain-containing protein, producing MFYRIFLVILSLVIAIGGGAWSVSYILDTFDGFGRLKIGQWEAYPLAGTAEADAYARARAARRGDISLGRTEGLVFQLWRDDHNHPLKSQCTYQLKGFLPETRLFTLYAADHELRAQWIDDKLPTELSSSNVIWNPDGTLSVLISPNAQPRNWLATRGRSEYGLILTLYDTPIVTSTALQKLDMPSLKLVPTGGRDCD
- a CDS encoding DUF1491 family protein, with translation MRLTSDFWTAALMRRVRAEGGFAYLTRRGSNEAGTIFILDRGSNGHVDLYGPAPQSFYTEESDRDERCFIKILADVEETVAVEKLEKELEFDADLWLVEFENYNPLQLPFNTVDA
- a CDS encoding peptidoglycan-binding domain-containing protein, whose protein sequence is MVRLRKTPRNQTAKRHSLLLSILAGLGHLLRLFAGWIFRHARKNPLMACGFFLFVVGFCFVTFNALFYQSASHRTVFIQTRPLVNQNTNATIQNAPEKAVQSSNTTPDAIAASSSIQSNIAPNADKTLPDNNPENLLDIQKKLAAMGLYDGPLDGLDGPKTRNAIALWRQNSKPVSGQGESQKQHDDIASLISGALSKNDNVDHVTTQSLSDPKMTVPSAPKANDVVTGMTIPQTNVPNGEAKHDSVANNFKPNTADVMRVQAGLRAFGDDHVVVTGTEDENTAEALRNFQKMFSLTVTGKINQEVIDKMKDIGLIG
- a CDS encoding HAMP domain-containing sensor histidine kinase, translating into METLNAILKVNSQGTVLENALPDCFLGRLKQSEALSDHVHINDRIIFLSFLADVRENRLASPITIRMNGRDRTRFISVLIHCLSVHDNAIALRIEANSKEIGSLGMNAVSPFTQAAHEMRTPLNAILGFADLLDYLDRQNKENNKRHEYIAMIKKAGNHLLDIVNKTLKDRDRSTDDIVSDICSVGSVVTETLELTLPLHGHRKIAVKGATTPVACCLDALSFRQICFNLISNAIKYSRDDGHIGVKIAILDNEYCEITVEDDGIGMDEQHIARLGLPFLRASDAVACKIEGVGLGLAMVFDLVKRAKGQITFESEKGKGTKVRLLLPIMQENSADSIQTSKIDIVGSDAAANNSYILTPETQLGNNGKTTKNTTKPNRKTA
- a CDS encoding DUF5330 domain-containing protein, which gives rise to MNTVEALLAVKDTVNDLGNFCERNSDTCKTGKTFFGSLGERARDGARIAYEYLDRTFGSDKGENKLPPENINTGSITPENDHEDHYNKGDNKKADYKNGSIKSLAPSNADHKQAVEPDDKELHPSQKPQ
- a CDS encoding SufE family protein — translated: MTDSIDDILESFSLLDDWEDRYRYVIELGRELPPYPEESRDEAHKVPGCVSQVWLVTEHGSGHDPVMTFKGDSDAHIVRGLVYILITYYSGKRASEIRDADIEKVLKTLGLDENLTPQRSNGLRSMVERIRLEAENTLKKQ
- a CDS encoding MucR family transcriptional regulator, with the protein product MDDQAVSENESDFIVTLVADVVAAYVGNNSIRPGELPSLIADVHAAFVKAGGETAGEAEVEKQKPAVNPKRSVFPDYIICLEDGKKFKSLKRHLMTHYELTPEQYREKWDLDPNYPMVAPNYAEARSSLAKQMGLGRKPGKRKSK